One region of Scophthalmus maximus strain ysfricsl-2021 chromosome 15, ASM2237912v1, whole genome shotgun sequence genomic DNA includes:
- the scaf8 gene encoding SR-related and CTD-associated factor 8 isoform X2 codes for MEKDVFAPRFSKNIIATFQHLYRCPSDDKSKIVRVLNLWQKNAVFKSDIIQPLLDMAAGIAPPSVTPVMPSSATAVNNTTPGTPATPATPANLVQGLPDWASQINNTDTVAAVAQILQSPQGQQLQQLVQSLQMQQQKPQPSLLQALDAGLVVQLQALTAQLTAAATANSLNPLEQRVSSFNKKLLGPFDFGNDSERGEESKKDTSSSQLPMVSEPINSSLFHQLAEQLQQQNLEQFQKQLLEHQQHHQKAMSLEGQDSMFGQENSVATAQSISQPQLAEPENKIDDSIDNQQQDMDLDEGPDGMEEESFEAEEKKAVSTRSRTRSRSRSRSPKRRRSRSRSGSRKRKHRKRSRSRSRDRKRKTSRSYSSERRAREREKERQKKGLPPIRSKTLSVCSTTLWVGQVDKKATQQDLTNLFEEFGQIESINMIPPRGCAYICMVHRQDAYRARQKLSTGSFKIGSKIIKIAWALNKGVKQEYKQFWDVDLGVTYIPWEKVKLDDLDDFAEGGIIDQETVNDEWEAAKNAEPAKEVASPPLSAETTAVSNTQTEAYSQQVTMMSVQLPVAQAVPSAVSMVPPNFPVTMGIPPPGYGPPPPFLRASFNASQPPPGFLQAAQAAGMASATSSLVQPPVATGQEAVKDSPFSAMIPPTSTMPGSFLPSAIPGAGIFNPMGVQTQQAANDKTAQSAEGLDAAAELTLQGMQNAVRSGMGLLGMHPSAALTHPLHQSGLAGQRMPGLLPLDVRPNLLQPGAAARFPLLMQHGPAQQAAGLLDSALQAHARARAPFAQLDPFIRAPNLTNENVSKAEDESSSGADEGKDQDYRFPPMEKPSTGLLRTPPLEHREPPGSGAAGGGGGAGRPPLLQTPGTQPARTSLVGRLQALAGFTPDSRWNQARGDFDERDGMRGGPQAPGVPKGYQEERPTPGQNFPNRFDSRPGTAGGAGVPANAGAAGGAGAAGVAGAAGGPQTWNRSSGAPAPFDSEQHQDLDERRRPWDRQRDRDERDFDFRRELNGNRHSRERERERERERERERDRERGRERSREFERDRDRDKERDRERDRERERERGGWTPLLPTPLLPTPSLNPNLTLNQGKLLSPLKLNPQIQQRFQSPLLPQAQAKPPLMGLNQPLPQVQIKTPARSQSQATTPEPQSETPALSETPPAQSPPSAQSPDPSPDDKGQSPLTEAPTQAESSPCSESPPQSESQHQPTAQSPSKTTASPDTESPNQASPLVELSPQDSPVAFTPAASPTEETAHSLEEQDSPQKNEEEEEEEEEEEEEEEEEEESQERSFSSTPQWVNGSVMDNISGAEPTPEGSPEPSPDPPSDSVLPDSEPEQLASPKDVDNEQSEPMEEAASQPVVDTVTDTEGT; via the exons ATGGAGAAGGATGTTTTTGCGCCGCGCTTCAGCAAGAACATCATTGCTACGTTCCAGCACCTCTACCGCTGCCCTTCAGATGATAAG aGCAAAATTGTGCGAGTCCTCAACCTGTGGCAAAAGAATGCTGTCTTCAAGAGTGACATCATCCAACCTCTGTTGGACATGGCAGCAGGGATAGCCCCCCCAAGTGTCACCCCTGTCATGCCGAGCAGCGCCACCGCGGTCAATAACACTACACCTG GTACCCCAGCGACCCCGGCGACCCCGGCCAATTTAGTCCAGGGTCTGCCCGACTGGGCTTCCCAGATTaataacacagacactgtggcTGCCGTGGCTCAGATCCTACAGAGTCCCCAGGGACAACAG ctgcagcagctggtacAGAGtctgcagatgcagcagcagaagcccCAGCCCTCCCTGCTGCAGGCCTTGGACGCTGGCCTAGTGGTGCAATTGCAGGCTCTTACGGCACAACTCACTGCGGCTGCTACTGCCAACAGCCTCAACCCCCTGGAGCAGAGAGTCTCTTCCTTTAACAAA AAACTTTTGGGTCCGTTTGACTTTGGGAATGATTCTGAACGTGGCGAAGAATCTAAAAAGGACACGTCATCATCACAACT GCCCATGGTGTCAGAGCCCATCAACAGCTCCCTCTTCCACCAGTTAGCCGAGCAGCTTCAACAGCAGAACCTGGAGCAGTTTCAAAAGCAGCTGTTAgagcatcagcagcaccaccagAAG GCCATGAGCTTAGAAGGGCAGGATTCAATGTTTGGGCAGGAGAACTCTGTAGCGACGGCTCAGAGCATCAGCCAGCCTCAGCTTGCTGAGCCAGAGAACAAGATTGACGACTCCATAGACAACCAACAGCAG gaCATGGATCTGGATGAAGGCCCAGATggaatggaggaggagagctttgaggcagaggaaaagaaggCTGTTAGCACACGCTCCAGAACACGCTCAAGGTCACGCTCTAG GTCCCCGAAGAGGAGGCGGTCTAGGTCCCGCTCTGGCTCACGGAAACGCAAGCACCGCAAACGCTCGCGTTCACGCTCCAGAGATCGCAAAAGGAAGACTTCACGGTCTTACTCAAGCGAAAGGCGGGCccgagagcgagagaaggagCGGCAGAAGAAAGGGCTGCCTCCCATAAGATCCAAGACTCTGAGTG TGTGCAGCACAACTCTGTGGGTGGGCCAGGTGGACAAAAAGGCCACTCAGCAAGACCTCACCAATCTGTTTGAAGAATTTGGCCAGATTGAGTCTATAAAT aTGATCCCTCCCAGAGGCTGTGCCTACATCTGTATGGTCCACAGACAAGATGCGTACCGTGCCCGCCAGAAGCTCAGCACCGGCTCCTTTAAGATCGGTTCCAAGATCATCAAG ATTGCGTGGGCTCTGAACAAAGGGGTAAAGCAGGAGTACAAGCAGTTTTGGGACGTGGACCTGGGTGTCACCTACATTCCCTGGGAGAAGGTGAAGCTGGACGACCTGGATGACTTCGCTGAAGGAGGAATCATTGACCAAGAGACTGTCAATGACg AGTGGGAAGCAGCCAAGAATGCTGAGCCAGCAAAGGAAGTTGCTAGTCCGCCGTTAAGCGCAGAGACTACAGCGGTATCGAACACCCAGACTGAGGCCTACAGCCAGCAGGTTACCATGATGTCTGTACAG CTACCAGTTGCCCAGGCTGTTCCCAGTGCAGTCAGTATGGTGCCCCCCAACTTCCCCGTCACCATGGGTATACCCCCTCCGGGCTACGGGCCACCACCACCCTTCCTGAGAGCCAGTTTCAACGCCTCTCAGCCTCCGCCAG GTTTTCTGCAGGCAGCACAGGCAGCAGGCATGGCCTCAGCAACTTCTT CCCTAGTGCAGCCGCCTGTGGCTACCGGCCAAGAAGCTGTCAAGGACTCACCATTCAGTGCTATGATCCCTCCAACCAGCACCATGCCTGGCAGCTTCCTGCCCTCAGCCATCCCTGGAGCTGGTATATTCAACCCAATGGGAGTCCAAACTCAACAAGCTGCCAATGACAAAACGGCTCAGTCTGCAGAGGGATtggatgctgctgcagagctaACGCTCCAAG gcaTGCAAAATGCAGTCCGCAGTGGGATGGGTCTCCTTGGCATGCACCCTTCGGCTGCTCTCACCCACCCACTGCATCAGTCTGGTCTGGCTGGGCAGAGAATGCCAGGCCTATTGCCTCTAGATGTGCGACCAAACCTCCTCCAGCCTGGGGCTGCAGCCCGCTTCCCACTACTCATGCAGCATGGCCCTGCCCAGCAGGCCGCTGGCCTCCTCGACAGTGCTCTCCAGGCCCACGCTCGTGCCAGGGCCCCCTTTGCTCAGCTGGACCCCTTTATCAGGGCCCCAAATCTTACcaatgaaaatgtatcaaagGCGGAAGACGAGTCTTCCTCTGGTGCTGATGAGGGCAAAGACCAGGACTATCGCTTCCCCCCAATGGAAAAGCCAAGCACAGGCCTGCTGAGGACCCCTCCACTAGAGCATAGGGAGCCTCCTGgcagtggagctgcaggaggagggggaggagcaggcaGGCCTCCCTTGCTCCAGACCCCAGGGACTCAGCCAGCCAGAACCAGCCTAGTGGGACGTCTGCAGGCTCTCGCAGGCTTCACTCCTGATAGCCGCTGGAATCAGGCCAGAGGGGACTTTGATGAACGAGATGGCATGAGAGGAGGTCCACAGGCTCCTGGTGTTCCAAAAGGATACCAGGAGGAGCGCCCCACACCTGGGCAGAACTTCCCCAACCGCTTTGACAGCCGTCCTGGGACGGCAGGAGGAGCTGGGGTTCCTGCAaatgctggagctgctggaggtgctggagctgctggagttgCTGGAGCCGCTGGAGGGCCACAGACCTGGAACCGAAGTAGTGGAGCCCCAGCGCCTTTTGACAGTGAACAACATCAAGACCTAGATGAGCGAAGGCGTCCATgggacaggcagagagacagagatgaaagagaTTTTGACTTCAGGAGGGAGCTGAACGGTAACCGTCACAGCCGCGAGAGAGAGCGTGAGAGGGAgcgcgagagggagagggagcgcgACAGGGAGCGTGGCCGTGAGCGCAGCAGGGAGTTCGAACGTGACAGAGACcgtgacaaagagagagaccgCGAGAGGGATCGAGAACGTGAGCGTGAACGTGGGGGCTGGACACCCCTTCTTCCTACACCTCTGCTTCCAACTCCCTCTCTTAATCCTAACTTGACCTTAAACCAAGGAAAGCTGCTGTCACCACTCAAATTGAACCCCCAGATTCAGCAACGATTCCAGTCCCCACTCCTGCCTCAAGCTCAGGCCAAACCCCCTCTGATGGGTCTGAACCAGCCACTCCCTCAGGTTCAGATCAAGACTCCAGCCCGGTCTCAGAGCCAGGCAACTACGCCAGAGCCCCAGTCAGAAACCCCAGCTTTGTCTGAGACACCTCCGGCGCAGTCGCCACCCTCTGCCCAATCACCTGACCCATCACCTGACGACAAGGGTCAGAGCCCGTTGACTGAGGCTCCCACCCAGGCCGAGTCATCGCCATGTTCCGAGTCCCCTCCTCAATCAGAATCCCAACACCAGCCCACAGCCCAGTCCCCCTCTAAGACCACTGCTTCTCCGGACACCGAGAGCCCAAACCAAGCCTCGCCTTTGGTCGAGTTGTCACCCCAGGACTCGCCTGTGGCCTTCACACCAGCTGCCAGTCCCACTGAAGAGACGGCACACTCTCTGGAGGAGCAGGATAGCCCACagaagaatgaggaggaggaggaggaggaggaggaagaagaggaggaggaggaggaggaggaggagtcacaaGAGAGATCCTTCTCAAGCACGCCCCAGTGGGTCAATGGATCTGTGATGGACAATATCAGTGGGGCTGAGCCCACACCCGAGGGCTCTCCTGAGCCAAGTCCTGACCCGCCCTCCGACTCTGTGCTCCCCGACAGTGAACCTGAGCAGCTTGCCTCTCCTAAGGACGTAGACAATGAACAGAGTGAGCCCATGGAGGAAGCTGCGAGTCAGCCAGTGGTAGACACTGTCACAGACACTGAGGGGACATAA
- the scaf8 gene encoding SR-related and CTD-associated factor 8 isoform X1, with the protein MEAVKAFNNELYSLNEYKPPISKAKMTQITKSGIKAIKFYKHVVQSVEKFIQKCKPEYKVPGLYVVDSIVRQSRHQFGMEKDVFAPRFSKNIIATFQHLYRCPSDDKSKIVRVLNLWQKNAVFKSDIIQPLLDMAAGIAPPSVTPVMPSSATAVNNTTPGTPATPATPANLVQGLPDWASQINNTDTVAAVAQILQSPQGQQLQQLVQSLQMQQQKPQPSLLQALDAGLVVQLQALTAQLTAAATANSLNPLEQRVSSFNKKLLGPFDFGNDSERGEESKKDTSSSQLPMVSEPINSSLFHQLAEQLQQQNLEQFQKQLLEHQQHHQKAMSLEGQDSMFGQENSVATAQSISQPQLAEPENKIDDSIDNQQQDMDLDEGPDGMEEESFEAEEKKAVSTRSRTRSRSRSRSPKRRRSRSRSGSRKRKHRKRSRSRSRDRKRKTSRSYSSERRAREREKERQKKGLPPIRSKTLSVCSTTLWVGQVDKKATQQDLTNLFEEFGQIESINMIPPRGCAYICMVHRQDAYRARQKLSTGSFKIGSKIIKIAWALNKGVKQEYKQFWDVDLGVTYIPWEKVKLDDLDDFAEGGIIDQETVNDEWEAAKNAEPAKEVASPPLSAETTAVSNTQTEAYSQQVTMMSVQLPVAQAVPSAVSMVPPNFPVTMGIPPPGYGPPPPFLRASFNASQPPPGFLQAAQAAGMASATSSLVQPPVATGQEAVKDSPFSAMIPPTSTMPGSFLPSAIPGAGIFNPMGVQTQQAANDKTAQSAEGLDAAAELTLQGMQNAVRSGMGLLGMHPSAALTHPLHQSGLAGQRMPGLLPLDVRPNLLQPGAAARFPLLMQHGPAQQAAGLLDSALQAHARARAPFAQLDPFIRAPNLTNENVSKAEDESSSGADEGKDQDYRFPPMEKPSTGLLRTPPLEHREPPGSGAAGGGGGAGRPPLLQTPGTQPARTSLVGRLQALAGFTPDSRWNQARGDFDERDGMRGGPQAPGVPKGYQEERPTPGQNFPNRFDSRPGTAGGAGVPANAGAAGGAGAAGVAGAAGGPQTWNRSSGAPAPFDSEQHQDLDERRRPWDRQRDRDERDFDFRRELNGNRHSRERERERERERERERDRERGRERSREFERDRDRDKERDRERDRERERERGGWTPLLPTPLLPTPSLNPNLTLNQGKLLSPLKLNPQIQQRFQSPLLPQAQAKPPLMGLNQPLPQVQIKTPARSQSQATTPEPQSETPALSETPPAQSPPSAQSPDPSPDDKGQSPLTEAPTQAESSPCSESPPQSESQHQPTAQSPSKTTASPDTESPNQASPLVELSPQDSPVAFTPAASPTEETAHSLEEQDSPQKNEEEEEEEEEEEEEEEEEEESQERSFSSTPQWVNGSVMDNISGAEPTPEGSPEPSPDPPSDSVLPDSEPEQLASPKDVDNEQSEPMEEAASQPVVDTVTDTEGT; encoded by the exons TTCTACAAGCATGTTGTCCAGAGTGTAGAAAAGTTCATACAAAAG TGCAAACCAGAATACAAGGTTCCGGGCCTGTATGTCGTCGACTCGATTGTCAGGCAGTCACGACACCAGTTTGGCATGGAGAAGGATGTTTTTGCGCCGCGCTTCAGCAAGAACATCATTGCTACGTTCCAGCACCTCTACCGCTGCCCTTCAGATGATAAG aGCAAAATTGTGCGAGTCCTCAACCTGTGGCAAAAGAATGCTGTCTTCAAGAGTGACATCATCCAACCTCTGTTGGACATGGCAGCAGGGATAGCCCCCCCAAGTGTCACCCCTGTCATGCCGAGCAGCGCCACCGCGGTCAATAACACTACACCTG GTACCCCAGCGACCCCGGCGACCCCGGCCAATTTAGTCCAGGGTCTGCCCGACTGGGCTTCCCAGATTaataacacagacactgtggcTGCCGTGGCTCAGATCCTACAGAGTCCCCAGGGACAACAG ctgcagcagctggtacAGAGtctgcagatgcagcagcagaagcccCAGCCCTCCCTGCTGCAGGCCTTGGACGCTGGCCTAGTGGTGCAATTGCAGGCTCTTACGGCACAACTCACTGCGGCTGCTACTGCCAACAGCCTCAACCCCCTGGAGCAGAGAGTCTCTTCCTTTAACAAA AAACTTTTGGGTCCGTTTGACTTTGGGAATGATTCTGAACGTGGCGAAGAATCTAAAAAGGACACGTCATCATCACAACT GCCCATGGTGTCAGAGCCCATCAACAGCTCCCTCTTCCACCAGTTAGCCGAGCAGCTTCAACAGCAGAACCTGGAGCAGTTTCAAAAGCAGCTGTTAgagcatcagcagcaccaccagAAG GCCATGAGCTTAGAAGGGCAGGATTCAATGTTTGGGCAGGAGAACTCTGTAGCGACGGCTCAGAGCATCAGCCAGCCTCAGCTTGCTGAGCCAGAGAACAAGATTGACGACTCCATAGACAACCAACAGCAG gaCATGGATCTGGATGAAGGCCCAGATggaatggaggaggagagctttgaggcagaggaaaagaaggCTGTTAGCACACGCTCCAGAACACGCTCAAGGTCACGCTCTAG GTCCCCGAAGAGGAGGCGGTCTAGGTCCCGCTCTGGCTCACGGAAACGCAAGCACCGCAAACGCTCGCGTTCACGCTCCAGAGATCGCAAAAGGAAGACTTCACGGTCTTACTCAAGCGAAAGGCGGGCccgagagcgagagaaggagCGGCAGAAGAAAGGGCTGCCTCCCATAAGATCCAAGACTCTGAGTG TGTGCAGCACAACTCTGTGGGTGGGCCAGGTGGACAAAAAGGCCACTCAGCAAGACCTCACCAATCTGTTTGAAGAATTTGGCCAGATTGAGTCTATAAAT aTGATCCCTCCCAGAGGCTGTGCCTACATCTGTATGGTCCACAGACAAGATGCGTACCGTGCCCGCCAGAAGCTCAGCACCGGCTCCTTTAAGATCGGTTCCAAGATCATCAAG ATTGCGTGGGCTCTGAACAAAGGGGTAAAGCAGGAGTACAAGCAGTTTTGGGACGTGGACCTGGGTGTCACCTACATTCCCTGGGAGAAGGTGAAGCTGGACGACCTGGATGACTTCGCTGAAGGAGGAATCATTGACCAAGAGACTGTCAATGACg AGTGGGAAGCAGCCAAGAATGCTGAGCCAGCAAAGGAAGTTGCTAGTCCGCCGTTAAGCGCAGAGACTACAGCGGTATCGAACACCCAGACTGAGGCCTACAGCCAGCAGGTTACCATGATGTCTGTACAG CTACCAGTTGCCCAGGCTGTTCCCAGTGCAGTCAGTATGGTGCCCCCCAACTTCCCCGTCACCATGGGTATACCCCCTCCGGGCTACGGGCCACCACCACCCTTCCTGAGAGCCAGTTTCAACGCCTCTCAGCCTCCGCCAG GTTTTCTGCAGGCAGCACAGGCAGCAGGCATGGCCTCAGCAACTTCTT CCCTAGTGCAGCCGCCTGTGGCTACCGGCCAAGAAGCTGTCAAGGACTCACCATTCAGTGCTATGATCCCTCCAACCAGCACCATGCCTGGCAGCTTCCTGCCCTCAGCCATCCCTGGAGCTGGTATATTCAACCCAATGGGAGTCCAAACTCAACAAGCTGCCAATGACAAAACGGCTCAGTCTGCAGAGGGATtggatgctgctgcagagctaACGCTCCAAG gcaTGCAAAATGCAGTCCGCAGTGGGATGGGTCTCCTTGGCATGCACCCTTCGGCTGCTCTCACCCACCCACTGCATCAGTCTGGTCTGGCTGGGCAGAGAATGCCAGGCCTATTGCCTCTAGATGTGCGACCAAACCTCCTCCAGCCTGGGGCTGCAGCCCGCTTCCCACTACTCATGCAGCATGGCCCTGCCCAGCAGGCCGCTGGCCTCCTCGACAGTGCTCTCCAGGCCCACGCTCGTGCCAGGGCCCCCTTTGCTCAGCTGGACCCCTTTATCAGGGCCCCAAATCTTACcaatgaaaatgtatcaaagGCGGAAGACGAGTCTTCCTCTGGTGCTGATGAGGGCAAAGACCAGGACTATCGCTTCCCCCCAATGGAAAAGCCAAGCACAGGCCTGCTGAGGACCCCTCCACTAGAGCATAGGGAGCCTCCTGgcagtggagctgcaggaggagggggaggagcaggcaGGCCTCCCTTGCTCCAGACCCCAGGGACTCAGCCAGCCAGAACCAGCCTAGTGGGACGTCTGCAGGCTCTCGCAGGCTTCACTCCTGATAGCCGCTGGAATCAGGCCAGAGGGGACTTTGATGAACGAGATGGCATGAGAGGAGGTCCACAGGCTCCTGGTGTTCCAAAAGGATACCAGGAGGAGCGCCCCACACCTGGGCAGAACTTCCCCAACCGCTTTGACAGCCGTCCTGGGACGGCAGGAGGAGCTGGGGTTCCTGCAaatgctggagctgctggaggtgctggagctgctggagttgCTGGAGCCGCTGGAGGGCCACAGACCTGGAACCGAAGTAGTGGAGCCCCAGCGCCTTTTGACAGTGAACAACATCAAGACCTAGATGAGCGAAGGCGTCCATgggacaggcagagagacagagatgaaagagaTTTTGACTTCAGGAGGGAGCTGAACGGTAACCGTCACAGCCGCGAGAGAGAGCGTGAGAGGGAgcgcgagagggagagggagcgcgACAGGGAGCGTGGCCGTGAGCGCAGCAGGGAGTTCGAACGTGACAGAGACcgtgacaaagagagagaccgCGAGAGGGATCGAGAACGTGAGCGTGAACGTGGGGGCTGGACACCCCTTCTTCCTACACCTCTGCTTCCAACTCCCTCTCTTAATCCTAACTTGACCTTAAACCAAGGAAAGCTGCTGTCACCACTCAAATTGAACCCCCAGATTCAGCAACGATTCCAGTCCCCACTCCTGCCTCAAGCTCAGGCCAAACCCCCTCTGATGGGTCTGAACCAGCCACTCCCTCAGGTTCAGATCAAGACTCCAGCCCGGTCTCAGAGCCAGGCAACTACGCCAGAGCCCCAGTCAGAAACCCCAGCTTTGTCTGAGACACCTCCGGCGCAGTCGCCACCCTCTGCCCAATCACCTGACCCATCACCTGACGACAAGGGTCAGAGCCCGTTGACTGAGGCTCCCACCCAGGCCGAGTCATCGCCATGTTCCGAGTCCCCTCCTCAATCAGAATCCCAACACCAGCCCACAGCCCAGTCCCCCTCTAAGACCACTGCTTCTCCGGACACCGAGAGCCCAAACCAAGCCTCGCCTTTGGTCGAGTTGTCACCCCAGGACTCGCCTGTGGCCTTCACACCAGCTGCCAGTCCCACTGAAGAGACGGCACACTCTCTGGAGGAGCAGGATAGCCCACagaagaatgaggaggaggaggaggaggaggaggaagaagaggaggaggaggaggaggaggaggagtcacaaGAGAGATCCTTCTCAAGCACGCCCCAGTGGGTCAATGGATCTGTGATGGACAATATCAGTGGGGCTGAGCCCACACCCGAGGGCTCTCCTGAGCCAAGTCCTGACCCGCCCTCCGACTCTGTGCTCCCCGACAGTGAACCTGAGCAGCTTGCCTCTCCTAAGGACGTAGACAATGAACAGAGTGAGCCCATGGAGGAAGCTGCGAGTCAGCCAGTGGTAGACACTGTCACAGACACTGAGGGGACATAA